The following coding sequences lie in one Apium graveolens cultivar Ventura chromosome 3, ASM990537v1, whole genome shotgun sequence genomic window:
- the LOC141714149 gene encoding uncharacterized protein LOC141714149: MHTWQGLVKFPPTLDYLARIPVERWTLSHDNGVRYGQTTTNMLEGFNGNIRMARFLPVTAMMEYLFYKAITIIDTYRNKVDDGVQQGQQLCARSAAILAKIQRKETGHTVIIFHHARGILKIVTRQYITAKGRVKGGKTHVVNLNDRTCTCGKWATHYMMCSHAMAGCIRHGLSWDHFIENCHKNQTMENLYWPIIYPLQPIEYWNYELPPLWQGYGKLVADELLKKLKQKRGDKGQLVRIRTEIDGPRSGKKCSVCNQEGHTKRSKKCPGRPHLTT, from the coding sequence ATGCATACATGGCAAGGATTGGTGAAATTTCCCCCTACCCTTGACTATCTTGCAAGAATACCCGTTGAGAGGTGGACACTTTCCCACGATAATGGTGTTCGCTATGGTCAAACGACCACCAACATGCTTGAGGGTTTCAACGGAAACATAAGAATGGCTCGTTTCCTTCCGGTAACAGCGATGATGGAGTACCTCTTCTACAAGGCGATCACGATTATTGACACATATAGAAATAAAGTAGATGACGGTGTACAACAGGGTCAACAGTTATGTGCGCGTTCAGCCGCTATATTAGCAAAAATTCAAAGAAAGGAAACTGGACATACGGTTATTATTTTTCACCATGCACGTGGTATCTTGAAAATAGTTACACGTCAATACATAACTGCTAAGGGAAGGGTAAAGGGAGGTAAGACCCATGTCGTCAACCTCAACGACCGTACGTGCACGTGTGGAAAATGGGCGACGCATTACATGATGTGCTCTCACGCAATGGCTGGTTGTATAAGACATGGACTGAGTTGGGATCATTTCATTGAAAATTGCCATAAAAACCAGACAATGGAGAACTTGTATTGGCCAATTATTTATCCCTTGCAACCAATCGAATATTGGAACTATGAATTACCCCCACTTTGGCAGGGGTATGGAAAGTTAGTAGCAGATGAATTATTGAAGAAACTTAAGCAAAAACGTGGAGATAAGGGGCAATTGGTGCGGATCCGAACGGAGATTGATGGTCCGCGGTCAGGAAAGAAATGTAGTGTATGCAACCAAGAAGGTCACACCAAGCGTAGCAAGAAATGCCCAGGGCGTCCACATTTAACAACGTGA